Proteins encoded in a region of the Phoenix dactylifera cultivar Barhee BC4 chromosome 3, palm_55x_up_171113_PBpolish2nd_filt_p, whole genome shotgun sequence genome:
- the LOC103700971 gene encoding calvin cycle protein CP12-2, chloroplastic, protein MVLVASSPSTPPGISEKVSDSIKKAEEACEGNEVSGECAAAWDEVEELSAAASHARDKLKDSDPLEDYCKDNPETEECRTYED, encoded by the coding sequence ATGGTGCTTGTGGCGAGCTCACCGTCGACCCCTCCGGGCATATCGGAGAAGGTGTCGGATAGCATAAAGAAGGCAGAGGAGGCATGCGAAGGCAACGAGGTGAGCGGCGAGTGCGCAGCAGCATGGGacgaggtggaggagctcaGCGCAGCGGCGAGCCATGCGCGCGACAAGCTCAAGGACTCCGATCCCCTCGAGGACTACTGCAAGGACAACCCCGAGACCGAAGAGTGCCGCACCTACGAGGACTGA
- the LOC103700972 gene encoding uncharacterized protein LOC103700972: protein MLDLQKRRVQLALFVAGLIALSMTAEKFRELVGKGAASKSGEFTFLNCFDMGSGTLACGAKEGIKLYVYNLRSAHVEKMRQRATEAALTDALKEGLSASDAAKQAQKVGAKAAKLASRQAKRILGPIISSGWDFFEAIYFGGTMTEGFLRGTGTLFGTYAGGFHGEQRLGRLGYLMGSHLGSWVGGRIGLMVYDIVNGVNYLLQFVQPEENTSSVFSDEDSDSEDTYKTDEHIHYESPSGETGYYETPQGETEEAEASGGWGIF, encoded by the exons ATGCTGGATCTCCAGAAGCGGCGGGTCCAGCTCGCGCTCTTCGTCGCAGGCCTCATCGCTCTCAGCATGACAG CTGAAAAGTTCAGGGAACTTGTTGGAAAAGGAGCTGCATCCAAAAGTGGTGAgtttacatttttgaactgcTTTGACATGGGCTCCGGAACTCTTGCTTGTGGGGCCAAAGAAGGCATCAAACTCTATGTCTACAACCTCCGAAGTGCTCATGTGGAGAAAATGAGGCAGCGAGCCACTGAGGCTGCATTAACTGATGCATTGAAGGAAGGGTTGAGTGCGAGTGATGCGGCGAAGCAGGCACAAAAAGTTGGAGCAAAAGCTGCAAAGCTGGCTTCCAGGCAGGCCAAGCGCATTTTGGGTCCTATTATATCCTCAGGCTGGGACTTCTTTGAAGCCATATACTTTGGGGGCACCATGACAGAGGGATTTCTCAGAGGAACTGGCACCTTGTTTGGTACCTATGCAGGGGGGTTCCATGGAGAACAAAGGCTGGGTCGGTTGGGTTATCTTATGGGAAGCCATCTGGGTAGTTGGGTTGGAGGAAGGATAGGGTTGATGGTATATGATATTGTAAATGGAGTGAATTATTTACTTCAGTTTGTCCAACCAGAAGAAAACACAAGCTCCGTTTTTTCTGATGAAGATTCTGATTCTGAAGATACATATAAAACAGATGAACACATTCACTATGAAAGTCCAAGTGGGGAAACTGGTTATTATGAAACTCCACAAGGTGAAACAGAAGAGGCTGAAGCCTCAGGGGGTTGGGGTATTTTTTAG
- the LOC103700975 gene encoding nicotianamine synthase 3 has translation MGVQEEKLVEKISEIYDRISKLPSLSPSKEANTLFTELVLACIPPSPIDVSKLGKEVQEMRSRLIQLCGQAEGLLESHYSDILADTYDNPIDHLNLFPYYSNYLQLSLLEYTLLARHATSPPTSRVAFVGSGPLPLSSLVLAARHMRVARFDNYDVDPSATARARRLVRADPDLGARVAFRTADLFGLTRELAGHDVVFLAALVGVEREEKLQAVEHLARHMAHGAHLVLRSAHGARAFLYPVVEPGDLKGFEVLSVYHPSDEVINSVIIARKPKHGGVGTGAVMRTCKCCEMMQGINHLGHGAPMIEEMALEELPS, from the coding sequence ATGGGAGTCCAAGAGGAGAAGCTGGTCGAGAAAATCTCAGAGATCTATGACCGCATCTCAAAACTCCCAAGCCTCAGCCCATCCAAGGAAGCGAACACCCTCTTCACCGAGCTAGTTCTCGCATGCATCCCTCCGAGCCCCATAGACGTCTCCAAGCTTGGGAAAGAAGTCCAGGAGATGAGATCCAGGCTCATCCAACTCTGTGGCCAGGCCGAAGGCCTCTTGGAAAGCCACTACTCCGACATCCTAGCGGACACCTACGACAACCCAATCGATCATCTGAACCTCTTCCCGTACTACTCCAACTATCTACAGCTGAGCCTGCTGGAGTACACGCTGTTAGCTCGGCACGCCACGAGCCCCCCGACAAGCCGGGTGGCCTTCGTCGGCTCTGGGCCTTTGCCCTTGAGCTCGCTGGTGCTGGCCGCGCGGCACATGAGGGTCGCCCGGTTCGACAACTACGACGTGGACCCGAGCGCGACCGCGCGGGCGCGGCGCCTGGTGCGCGCCGACCCGGACCTGGGGGCGCGCGTGGCCTTCCGCACCGCCGACCTCTTCGGCCTCACCCGCGAGCTCGCCGGCCACGACGTGGTCTTCCTGGCCGCGCTCGTCGGCGTCGAGCGCGAGGAGAAACTCCAGGCCGTCGAACACCTCGCGCGGCACATGGCGCACGGCGCCCACCTCGTCCTCCGGAGCGCCCACGGGGCCCGGGCCTTCCTCTACCCCGTGGTGGAGCCGGGAGATCTCAAAGGGTTCGAGGTGCTGTCGGTCTACCACCCCAGTGATGAGGTGATAAACTCGGTGATCATAGCGAGGAAGCCGAAGCATGGTGGGGTCGGGACCGGGGCCGTGATGAGGACTTGCAAGTGCTGTGAGATGATGCAAGGGATCAATCACTTGGGGCATGGGGCGCCCATGATTGAAGAGATGGCGCTGGAGGAGCTGCCTTCGTGA